The segment CGATCACCCGGTCCTGGCTGCGGAAGCGCATCAGCGTCAGGACCGCGAACAGGATCAGCACCCCGAAGTCGAGCAGCAGGCTGATGAAGGCGATCCGGGCGACCATCGGGCTGCGCGCGCCGAACGCGTCGAAGCCGGCCGCCAGCAGCGCCGCCACCAGGCCGCCGACCAGCCCGGCCACCACGTTCCAGTAGGCGAGCGTGCCGATCAGGTCCGGCGCGCCGAGCACCGTCGCCAGGTCGAAGAGGATCGCCATCGCGAACAGGCCGAGCGGGAACATCAGCAGCAACGGCTGCACCGCCTGGCCGGCGAGACGGAGTCGGCTCTGCACGCCTCCAGCCTCGACCGGACGGCCCGCCGGCACGTCATCCCGGGCGGGTGAATCAGCGTTCTACCGGGTGATTCCGCCGAATGCTCCAGTGCATCGCGCCGGCCAGAGCCCGGTAGAGCGGGTGCCCGCACAGGACTCCGAGAGCGATCGCCACCATCGAGCCGGCCGCGTCGATCAGGTCCTCGGCGCCGCGCACGGTGGACTGTCCCAGGTACTCGGTCACCCCGATCAGCGTCAGCGCGCCGGGCACCAGGAGCCAGAAGCCGGGCAGGAAGGAGACCAGCGCGGGCGGCCCGGACGGCGCGCGCTCCACCAGGTACGCCACCACGGTCAGCGCCAGCGCGCCGGCGAACCCGCTCAGGTAGCCGCCGAGCACCATGCCGCCCAGGTACTGGGCCGTCCAGCCGGCGTAGAGCACCAGGCAGAGCCAGCCCAGCGAGCGTGGTGGCCCGGCCAGCATCAGGTAGTTGCCCAGCCCGACAACCGCGGTGCCCACCCAGGGCGCCCACCAGCCCAGCGTGTTGGTGGCGACGTCGGCCGGTGCGCCCGGCGGCGGCACGCCGACCGCCTGAGCGGCGCCGATGATGCCGAAGGCGAGCAGCGTCAGCTGGAGGATGCCGGCCACCAGGCGGCTCGCTCCGGTGACCATTTCGTACGCCGAGAGCTCCACCACCGCCATCGTCAGCATGGCGCCGGGCAGAAACGTGCACAGCGGCGCCACCATGGCCCGCAGGTCGGCCTCGCCCCACCCCGAGCCGGCCAGCATGAACGTGATCGAGGCGACCGTGAACGAGGCGATCACCGGCATGATCATCTGCAGGCTGGTCCAGCGGTTGCCGGCCAGTTTGATGAACCCGACCAGCACCCCGAAGAGCCCGGCCAGCAGCAGGTCGCTCCAGGTGGGTATGAGGATCATGCAGATGCCGACGGTGAGCACGGCATGCCCGAGTACGCGTACCGGCGTGCCGAAACGCGGTCGCATGGCCACCACCGCCAGCACCCGCCGGCTGCCCACGGCCGGTTCGACCTCGCCGCGTTCGGCGGTCCGCAGCAGCCGGTAGAGCTCGGCCGTCTGATCCAGGCGCAGGCCGCCGCCCAGCTGCTTGGTGGGCTCCTGGGTCACCGGCCGGCCCGGGGCGAGCGACACCACCAGGAAGGTGGGGAAGACGCTGATCCGGGCGTCCGGTGCGCCGTACGCGATGGCGACCCGCAGCAGGTGCTCCTGGATCTGGTTGACCGCCTCGCCCGCGGCGGTGAGCCCGCTGCCCAGATAGAGCAGGAATTCCAGAAGCTCGCGTTCAGTGGCGGTCGCCTTGGTCATCTGCCCTCCTCCCGCAGCAAGTTATGGCCTCGGCGACGCGACGGAATCATCCGCCACGAAGGATCCCGGAACCTGCCGGGGCCGGGAAAGTGATCACATCGACAACTCAAGACGTCACCTGACCCGGTCGATCTCCAGCGCTGCCCTGCGGGGGCTGGACAGTTCTGAGAGACACCGGGTGCCGCAGCGACCCGGGCCCGGTGCCACCCCACCGGGCCCGGCTGGCTCACAGTGCTTCCCCCGTGGGGGCGGGGTCAGCACTGGAGACCAGCCGGGGTGTCGCAGCGGCCGGGCCCGGTGCATGTCCCGCCCGGGCCCCGCCGGCTCGCAGCGTCGTCTCTCGGGGGACGAGACGGTGCTGCGAGCCGGCCCTCTGCCCGGGTCGAGAGTGAGGAAACCGGAATGACGCCCCGTCGGCATGTTCTGATCGGTCTGGTCGCGGTGCTCCTCGGAGCGGCGGCGTGCAGCGGCGACGGCGAGGGCATCGCCCTGCCGTCGGGCCGGCCCTCGGTCGAGGTCTCGCTGGACCGCACCGAGCGGAGCACACCGGAGCAGACCCGCACGACGGAGCGCACGGAGGAGCCCGAGCCGACGCGCACCACACAGGAACCCACTCAGGAGCCTGAGCCGACGCGCACCACACAGGAACCCACTCAGGAGCCCGAGCCGACGCGCACCACGCAGGAGCCCGAGCCGACTCGCACCACACAGGAACCCGCTGAGACGACGGAACCGGCGCAGAGCCCGGCGGCGGCCGTACCGGTCTCCGAGGACACCGGCTCCAGCGGCTTCCTCGGCTGGCTGCTGCTGTTCGTGCTGCTCGGCGGCAGCATCGCGATCGTGCTGGTCACCCGCTCCCGGCGCGAGGCGGTCTGGGCGGCGGAGGCGTCCGCGCTGGCTGCCGAAACCCGGAGCGTGACCGGCGTACGCCTGCCCCCGGTGCTCACCGCCCGGACCACCGCCGAGCGGGCCCTCACCTGGCCCCCGGTCCGCGACGACCTGATCGATCTGGCCACCCGCTGGGCGGGCCTGGCCGAGCGGTCCACCGGCGAGGCGCAGCAGGCCTCCGCCGGCACCGCCGCGGCCCTGCTGCGGGACCTCGTCCCGGCCGTCGACGCGGAGAACGAGGCGCTCGCCGCCGGCCGGGACTGGCACCGGCTGCGTCCGCAAGTGGACAGCATCCTGGACGCGTTGAACGCCATCCTCACCCCGCGCCCCGCTACCGGAACCGTGCCGCCGCCGGATCCCGGACCGGCTCCTTATCCGGCATGACGGGAATCACCGCCTGATCCTTTATGATCAGCTGTCGCGTTTCCGCCAGTGAGCGGTGGGATACGCGGGTTGCGCGTAGCTTCGGCCGGTGAGGTGCGGCAACTGCGCACCGCCGCTGGTCGTTCCGACAGTGATCGCGGGTGATTCGACTGTGAGTGCCCCTGACCCCCGAGCCCCCGCGGACTATCTCGCGGTGGGTTCCGGGCGGCCCGCGGTACCGCAACCGCACCTGCCGCGACCCCGGCT is part of the Actinoplanes sp. NBC_00393 genome and harbors:
- a CDS encoding threonine/serine ThrE exporter family protein gives rise to the protein MTKATATERELLEFLLYLGSGLTAAGEAVNQIQEHLLRVAIAYGAPDARISVFPTFLVVSLAPGRPVTQEPTKQLGGGLRLDQTAELYRLLRTAERGEVEPAVGSRRVLAVVAMRPRFGTPVRVLGHAVLTVGICMILIPTWSDLLLAGLFGVLVGFIKLAGNRWTSLQMIMPVIASFTVASITFMLAGSGWGEADLRAMVAPLCTFLPGAMLTMAVVELSAYEMVTGASRLVAGILQLTLLAFGIIGAAQAVGVPPPGAPADVATNTLGWWAPWVGTAVVGLGNYLMLAGPPRSLGWLCLVLYAGWTAQYLGGMVLGGYLSGFAGALALTVVAYLVERAPSGPPALVSFLPGFWLLVPGALTLIGVTEYLGQSTVRGAEDLIDAAGSMVAIALGVLCGHPLYRALAGAMHWSIRRNHPVER
- a CDS encoding DUF2231 domain-containing protein; this encodes MQSRLRLAGQAVQPLLLMFPLGLFAMAILFDLATVLGAPDLIGTLAYWNVVAGLVGGLVAALLAAGFDAFGARSPMVARIAFISLLLDFGVLILFAVLTLMRFRSQDRVIDPGLLIVELVGLAVAGFGAWYGGRFGDPYAPMVRLQRRRTIGRQRQA